The Sulfurimonas sp. genome includes the window ATCAAAGAAAAAAGATTTTAAAAATGCACCATCTCCAACAAATGATGAATCAGCAGAATCAACTCAAGAAGAGTTTGAAATAACTAAAAAAGAGTTAAAAGAATTTTTAACTTCTATTGATGGTATTGGAAATAAAAAAGTTGATAGTATTGTAAACCACTTTGGTGATGTTAATGAAGTGATTGGCGTACTTCATCAAAATACCTCAATGCTCACAGAAGTAAAAGGCATCACAAAAAAACTTGTTTCTAAGATAACAAAAGCTTGGAGTAAACTTATAAAATAATCACTACATTATTATTTTTAGTCCCCATGTTTTGTGGGGACTTCATATTCAGTTTTAAAAAGACAACTTAATAAAGAATAAATTTATTTTTAAGTGATACTAAATTATTTTCTTTTATTTTTTTAATTAAATTTTTTAATTCAAGAGATTTCTCCTCTTCATTTGCGATAGAGCTTTTTGCCCCTAAATCAAACTTATTCATGTTCATGTCTAAATATCCCGTATCGAATTTTCCATTTTTAAAACTTTCATCTTTCGCAATCTCTCTATGGAGTTGTATATTTGTTTTGAACCCTTCTATGTGGAACTCATCCAATGCTCGTCTAGCTTTTTGAACTGCACCTTTCCAGTCAAGCGCCCAAACAATCAACTTTCCAAGCATTGAATCATAGGATGTTGGTAATTCATATCCTGAATACAAACTAGTATCAAGTCTTACTCCAGGACCACCAGGTGTTAAATATTTTTTTACCACTCCAGATGTAGGCATAAAATTATTTTGAGGATCTTCAGAATTGATTCTAAATTCTATAGCGTACCCTCTAAATTGTATTTCGCTTTGTTTATATTTTAATTTATCCCCAGAAGCTATCTCAATCATTCTTTGGATAATATCAACACCAGTCACTATCTCTGTCACGGGATGTTCAACTTGCACTCTCGTATTCATCTCTATAAAGTATGCATTATCTTTTTCATCAACTAAAAATTCAACAGTTCCTACACTCTCATACCCAAGTTCTTTCATAGCATTAACAGAAATATCACAAAGTTTTTGTCTAACTTTATCATTTAATAGCGGGGAAGGTGTTATCTCTATTACTTTTTGATGTCGTCGTTGAATAGAGCAGTCTCTTTCACCTAAATGAACTACATTTCCATATTGATC containing:
- a CDS encoding acetyl-CoA carboxylase biotin carboxylase subunit, which gives rise to MKRISKVLVANRGEIALRIIRACKELEIKSVVIFSEDDVNGIWVPRADECYPILGNPVDAYLKYDRIIDLAKKSNCDAIHPGYGFLSESAEFAQACIDNDLIFIGPKPKHIELFGDKMASKVAMKKINVPVLEGTNSPIIDIKEGKRIALEIGYPIIIKAAFGGGGRGMRIVHFANDFSKMFESATNESIKYFGKGDVFIEKYVQNPRHIEIQVIADQYGNVVHLGERDCSIQRRHQKVIEITPSPLLNDKVRQKLCDISVNAMKELGYESVGTVEFLVDEKDNAYFIEMNTRVQVEHPVTEIVTGVDIIQRMIEIASGDKLKYKQSEIQFRGYAIEFRINSEDPQNNFMPTSGVVKKYLTPGGPGVRLDTSLYSGYELPTSYDSMLGKLIVWALDWKGAVQKARRALDEFHIEGFKTNIQLHREIAKDESFKNGKFDTGYLDMNMNKFDLGAKSSIANEEEKSLELKNLIKKIKENNLVSLKNKFILY